The Thermotoga sp. genome window below encodes:
- a CDS encoding GNAT family N-acetyltransferase: MFPKKVLLKDGSVLTIREASVWDARKIVEYMKEVTSETDFLITRPDEVYDVSTERSYIKMYRDDPRKLMLVGVIDKEIVSVLTFTGFGRKRTRHVGEFGISVKRRYWGLGIGTAMISSAIEWAKRNGFKRIQLEVLRSNERAISFYEKLGFKIEGVKRKAVQRDDGSYDDTLIMALFFD; encoded by the coding sequence GTGTTTCCCAAAAAAGTCTTGCTCAAAGATGGGTCTGTCCTCACCATACGTGAGGCGAGTGTGTGGGATGCAAGAAAGATCGTTGAATACATGAAAGAGGTCACTTCTGAAACGGACTTTCTCATAACGAGGCCAGATGAAGTGTACGACGTTTCTACTGAAAGGAGCTACATAAAGATGTACAGAGACGATCCAAGAAAACTCATGCTTGTAGGAGTGATCGACAAAGAGATCGTTTCTGTTCTGACCTTCACGGGATTTGGTAGAAAAAGAACAAGGCACGTTGGAGAATTTGGAATAAGTGTTAAAAGAAGGTACTGGGGTCTTGGTATAGGAACAGCGATGATATCGAGTGCGATCGAATGGGCAAAAAGGAATGGTTTCAAAAGGATCCAGCTGGAAGTTTTGAGATCCAACGAAAGGGCGATAAGTTTTTACGAGAAACTTGGGTTCAAGATCGAAGGTGTGAAAAGAAAAGCCGTCCAAAGAGACGACGGCTCTTACGATGACACACTCATCATGGCGCTCTTTTTCGATTAA